TGCCCGACACCCGAGCACATAGAGTGTTCGGATGGAAAGCCAAGACAATAATTACGCTCGCAAATGGAGCTGGATTGGGTtggaactgaactgaactgagctGCACTGGCTGAAGGTGGGCACCCCGACAGTCCACAAATGTGTGGATTGCACTTGAGCCAGTCAGCCAGCCAGCTAGACAGCCCACAGCTGTCGACAGTGGGCCGAgctaataaaatgaaaacaaaagtggCACCgggaatataatttataatgttGCGCATACCGTAAAAATGTCAAACACGCCCCAAAATGATCGCCCGCCCGCGCAAAAAACACATGCGAGTTCAAAAGAGCAGTTTGCATTtggtttattcaaattaaattggcgGCAGGCGAaggcaaacaaattaagttgccgatacgagtacgagtacgaGTCCCAGAATATGGAGTGTGCCACAGCTATAGAGCCACCCGCTCTCCCGATTTCGCTTATCGAATGCAAATAATCGAAGGCAGTCAGAGTGCAAGCACTCATTATATTGCAACGCTGCACTTAGGGAAAATATggaatatttgcttttaaacAATAactatgttttaaatttttataaaacctacaCATATCGAAAATTCACAGAAAAccgatcaaattaaaattattatcatgTGACATGAAAACATTTAAGTAATTACACTCTCGTTTAACCCTGATccttagtttttttattttaagaaacttTGTTTCCTATTAAAactaagatttatttatttattaaatgaattttaacacggaaaatatttatttcaaactaAAGTATATGAAGTGGTTTCAATGGAAACCTTTTCATAAAAGACTAAATAAGGGTACCTATGATTTAAAGTGGTTTTCTAAATTGAATGATATTCTTAAGTTTTTGCCATttataagatttatttttcgaGTGTGCTTGTGAGTGCAACATCTAGATTAGCGGACTGCAAAGAAATGCTGCAACATGTGGCAACAGCAGCGGCATAGAAAATCCATTTTTCTGTCTTTTGTTTTCCCCTGGCTTCTTTGGGCCGtgctcttgtttttatttttaatttgcaaagttttcgtttcgttttccgATGCAGTTCAATGATTAAAGAGGCAAACGCCCAGAAATTGGCCAGCTCACAGCTCACATTTCGTTATGGCCCCCGTTGGGGCATGGGCATGTTGCAACCTGCGAGAGCGGCGgcttaagaattttttaatttgatcgcCGGCCAGCTTGGGGCGGGTCTCTTGGGCGTTTTTTGGAAAGGCACCGATCGATAAGATCGGCCTAATCCCGTGACCAAATAATGAGTGCTAATTGTCCGCAGCGCGGAAGTCAAAGAGGTAGCCCccccaaataaaaaaaccatCAATCGCTTGAGCTTGAGTTTAGTTTCCAACCGGCAATTATAACGCTTTGAAAGCAAGGTCATGGCAGCTGCTTTTTTTTCGCAGTGACAAACGGCAAACGCAGCGAAGGAAACGCACACGAGCAACATGTTGCCGGTGCAGCTGCACGCCAGCAACATGCTGCTGCAAAAAGCAATTGATACACATTCTTCGGCCGCGGCTTCGATATCCACTTCGGCTTTGGCCAAAACCCGCTTCGAGCCGCGATTAAAGTGGTAATACGATTACATTGTTCTGCTCTTGCTCTCGTTGCTTTTTGTTGTATGGCCGATATTGCTGTTGTTTTGcgggtgttgctgttgttgtttggctggtgttgctgccgttgctgCTATTGCTGCTGTTACCAATGTTGCGCATGCGCCGGCGTCTCAGCTCGGTGTCTCTGTGTGCTCTGCTCTGCAGCAACGCAGTCTCCAGTCGCCAGTCTCGGGCGGTATATATTAGGGCCGCCAGCCAGCAGTCAGCACAGTTCGTTAACAGTCCTAGTCGTGGTTCTAGGAGGTTCAACCAGCGTCCAGCGACCAGTGCTTGTGTCGTGTCGTGTGTAGTTACCCATAGTTTTCCACTTCCGCTCGTCCCCAGTGTATCCCCGAAACTCCTTTTCGAAGCTCAATCGCGTGATCTAAACTAAGATGAAGCCATTCGTAAGTATACGCCATGCGATCAAAAGGATAACGTcgaaagcaaaaggatatgTGAACCAATACGAGTGATCAAGTGTTGAATCTGAGATCTGAGAAAATACCAAAAGGATGTTCGGTTTAGGTGTCTGATCAACAAAAATACTATCCTGTTATTTTCTTGTCTATTTTAAgtgcatttcatttattatttgcatCTCAGTAGCTCAAGTTTAGATCAATGTCTTAAGAaccaaagtaaatatattgggttaaaaaactaatttaatttgtatagttatttgatatttttctgAGATCTGAGATAATATAAATACAGTTTCTATTAGATTCCAAAAAGAAAACGATCTTTAGAATCTTTAAATCTTCTTACCAAAacagaaatatatttcttttaagtacaaggttttataaatttcctaGAAATGAATGGCTTTTAATATGAATGCATTCCTTGCATTCTTTAAATCTGTCGTAGGTCAATTATATTCACATTAAGCTGTCATTTAATCTGCGATTCGAATTCGATTCATTTAAATTGCGCtccaaatgaaatgaaaatgccaCCTGTGCTGCTACCGAAACACATAAATCCTTCAGTTTCGTCCGAGAGTCAATTACGCTGGCACGTCATGCTAAGCGAACCACCCAGAAAACCATCAGCTGCCATCAAATTCTGTGCGAAATCCCGTTGATAAGCCGTTGACATGTTGCATGTCGGACAGTTTATTTAACTGTTTTTCCGCCACTTTCCGCCGCCCGCTTACCCCACTTGCCTCACTTGCCCCACTCACCTGCTGACACATAATATGGTACATAATCGCGCCGCATGCGGTAATATCTGCAAAACGAATACATATTGGCTGAAACGAGTATCTCGGAATCGAATCAAACGGTTGCGCTTCACGGCGTTGGAAAAGCGAATCCACAAGAAAAGCGGAGAGATGGGCGTGAATTGTGGGCAAAGAAAAGCGAGAGGAAAACATTGGCGCAAGCGCAAGAAAAGCGATGTCTGTAATTAGGTTAGCAGAGGCGGCTTATAAGATCCCAGTGAGTGACACCTGCGATTAGAGATTTTAGGCGGTGGCTACCGCAAGAGTAATTACTGAACCATGGCATAATCTCACACCTAACACTttgtacacagagagaaaggGGTGAACGATAAGGGACTAGCTactgattttaattattattcaaAAGAGTTTTTACCTGGATtatctataataatagttatacccgttactcgtagagtaaaagggtatattagattcgtgcaaaagtatgtaacaggtagaaggaagcgtttccgaccctataaactatatatattcttgatcaggatcaccagccgagtcgatctagccatgtccgtctgtccgtctgtccgtctgtccgtctgtctgtccgtctgtctgtctgtatgaacgctgagatctcagcaactacaaaagctagaaggttgagatttcccacacatattctttggcttcctacgcagcgcaagtttattttagccgagcgccacgccccctctaacgcccacaatcgcccactaacgattttaaaatgggtcctgcgcccacatctttaaagatttccgaaaagtaaaaatgcaattttgttgtgtatatttatacctatcgaaatgtagaagacattttggaaatcggaccattcattaaaaagttacacgcaatcaaaatttatatatctatctccctcgcactccctttagctgagttacgattattagtcgggacaccaacccgagtacagcgttcgcactccctttagctgagtgacgggtattagatagtcgggacaccaacccgactatagcgttctctcttgttttaattgtaattaaactcgattgaattaaattcgattttttatacttttaatacGGCAAATATCTAATTATGTTGTTTTTCTAAGAAGgacattttagtttttttattattcggtagtaataattgtaaaaataaatgtgaaaagcttaaaaggatttaaagaaaattcatcTGATATCCCTGTAATTGTCTCTGTGTTGTTTAACCAAAATATTTGCTTACCCTCTCCATTAGTTTATTGCCGCCGCGCTGCTGGTCTCGACGGTGTCCGCCTCGTGGCACGGAGCCGTCTCCACACAGTACCAGCACCTGGACCCGCACAGCCACACCTACTCCTACGGATACGCCGATCCCAACTCACAGAAGCACGAGACGCGCGGCCACGACGGCACCACGCACGGCTCCTACTCCTACGTGGATGGCCATGGTCACGTGCAGTCGGTGTCGTACACCGCTGACCCGCATCATGGCTTCAATGCCGTGGGCACCAACCTGCCGCAGGCTCCTCAGGCCCACGCCGCCCCCGTCTACGCTGCTGCCCACTCGCACGGCTCCTATGCCCCCTACGCCCATGCCTACGCCCACGGACCCATCCACATCCCGGTGCTGACCCATGGTGGAGTTCCTGTAGACACGCCCGAGGTGCAGCATGCCAAGGCCGCCCATGCCGCCGCCCACGCCGCTGCCGCCCACAATGCCGGCGGACACCATCTGTACAAGCGTTCGATCTACGGAGGAGGCTGGGCCTACGGACAGGCTGCCCATGTGCCGCTGACCCACGGAGGAGTGCCCGTTGATACCCCCGATGTGCAGGCCGCCAAGGCTGAGCACTATGCCGCCCACGCCAAGGCTTTGGGTCAGGTGGCCCATGCCCATGGAGCTGCCGTTGAGACGCCCGAGGTGCAGCACGCCAAGGCCGCCCACTTTGCCGCCCATGCGGCCGCCCGTTCCGGACATGCCATCGCCCCCATCAGCAGCCATCACGGTGGCTACCATGTGCCCGTGATCCACAACGGAGTGCCCGTCGATACGCCCGAGGTGCAGCACGCCAAGGCCGCCCACTACGCCGCCCTGTCGCAGGCCTCCGCCCACGGAGGAGCCTCGCACGGATCCTGGGACGAGGGCCACTACGACGGACGCTGGGAGCAGCAGAGCCACAGCAGCCACGGCGGCTACGCCACCGGCTATGCGCACAAGGGACCCATCCACATCCCCGTGATCCACAACGGAGTGCCTGTTGAGCCCGCAGAGGTGCAGCATGCCCGTGCCGCGCATCTGAATGCGGTGGCTGCCGCCGGACACGGAGCTCCTGCCAGCCATGGTGGCTACTATGGTGGCAATGGACACGAGGACGATGGCCAGTACCATGCGCACTACGACCACTACTAAGCGATGGCTGGGGTCGGCACTTGACATCCGATCGACGACGAGCATCTCTAAACACTCTGCCTAACCGACTACCGAAGCCAgcgtggcgtatgcgtaacctcgcattgcgtatacgcacgCCAGTGCGACTTTAAAGCAGCAGCATTCCCAACTCTTTAACTACCAATCTGTCTTTCCACCTGTCTTcctatctgtctgtctgtcctttAAACGCAACTATTTTTCACTCTCTCTGAGTAACGCACACACAAGCCACCTGAACACACGGAAAACTGAAAGCGACTACACACGGGAGATTGAAGTTCTTGAAAAGAGGACTTCCTTGCCCGCTGGGTTTCGATCGATTCGGATTTGGATGGAAGTCCCAGTCACAGCACACACATCTCTTCCCACTTACATCTCTCTGTACTAGCCTTTCTCTTACTTTCCTTTCTTATTCTATTCTGTTACTTCGATTGAGAAAACGCTGTATGAGTATGTTGTAAATAACTGTTGTAATCTTTATGTATCTGACCAGATATAGatctatattttatatgaaactGCAAACAGACAAATAAactgcaaaaatgtatttgatcacattttaaAGTGTTTGGAATTGGAGCGGGTTTTGTGGTATTAAAATGTagttatgaaatatatttatgagggtcttaatttattaaataaaaaaccataaattaaatgaattaatttagGGAATTGTGtgtaaattttcttaaaaaaagcttacaacatttttaatacagtgcaaatttacatttattatacccttgcagagggtattatgatttcagtcagaagtttgcaacgcagtgaaggagacatttccgaccccataaagtatatatattcttgatcagcatcacaagacgagtcgatctagccatgtccgtctgtccgtccgtctgtccgtctgtccgtccgtctgtccgtccgtttctacgcaaactagtctctcagttttaaagctatcgggatgaaactttcgtaaaagtcgtatttctattgcaggtagtatatatgtcggaaccaaccggatcggacaactatatcttatagctcccataggaaggatcaaaaaaaaaaacgtaaaaaaattctagctccgatgttttttgaaattttaccttctactcttgggaatatttttttttatatatttctaaatttcggtttttttgttttttaaatcggattactatatcatatagctgccataggaacggtcgaaaaattaaatggaaattcatgggaaaaaaattatatctttgttggtttttattacattcccttctactctgggatatgactattttgaaatatttccgaatttcgattttaatttttaaaagatcgaactactatatcatatagctgtgatagaaacgatcgaaaaattaatgtgaaataatacgaaatttaacatttttgcgatttgtaaattaatagaatgatctgcaagggtatataagcttcggcttgccgaagctagcttcctttcttgtttaatcagaaataaattaaaaatgttaaaataaattttttattttctttctaaAAATTTCTAGGTACAATGTTT
This portion of the Drosophila takahashii strain IR98-3 E-12201 chromosome 3R, DtakHiC1v2, whole genome shotgun sequence genome encodes:
- the Cpr92F gene encoding uncharacterized protein Cpr92F; the protein is MKPFFIAAALLVSTVSASWHGAVSTQYQHLDPHSHTYSYGYADPNSQKHETRGHDGTTHGSYSYVDGHGHVQSVSYTADPHHGFNAVGTNLPQAPQAHAAPVYAAAHSHGSYAPYAHAYAHGPIHIPVLTHGGVPVDTPEVQHAKAAHAAAHAAAAHNAGGHHLYKRSIYGGGWAYGQAAHVPLTHGGVPVDTPDVQAAKAEHYAAHAKALGQVAHAHGAAVETPEVQHAKAAHFAAHAAARSGHAIAPISSHHGGYHVPVIHNGVPVDTPEVQHAKAAHYAALSQASAHGGASHGSWDEGHYDGRWEQQSHSSHGGYATGYAHKGPIHIPVIHNGVPVEPAEVQHARAAHLNAVAAAGHGAPASHGGYYGGNGHEDDGQYHAHYDHY